In one window of Myxocyprinus asiaticus isolate MX2 ecotype Aquarium Trade chromosome 43, UBuf_Myxa_2, whole genome shotgun sequence DNA:
- the LOC127433893 gene encoding notch-regulated ankyrin repeat-containing protein A — protein MSQADISTCSAPQRVFQEAVKKGNTKELHSLLQNMTNCEFNVNSFGPEGQTALHQSVIDGNLELVKLLVKFGADIRLANREGWSALHIAAFGGHQDIVLYLITKAKYSSGAR, from the coding sequence ATGAGCCAGGCGGATATATCGACGTGCTCGGCGCCTCAGAGAGTCTTCCAGGAGGCGGTGAAGAAAGGCAACACGAAAGAGCTCCATTCACTGCTGCAGAACATGACCAACTGCGAGTTTAACGTCAATTCCTTCGGGCCCGAGGGACAGACGGCGCTGCATCAGTCGGTCATCGACGGCAATCTGGAGCTGGTCAAACTGCTGGTGAAATTCGGAGCCGATATTCGGCTGGCGAACCGGGAGGGCTGGAGCGCGTTACACATCGCCGCTTTCGGAGGACATCAAGACATCGTCTTATACCTCATCACCAAGGCCAAGTACTCGTCCGGTGCGCGGTGA